A window of Hordeum vulgare subsp. vulgare chromosome 5H, MorexV3_pseudomolecules_assembly, whole genome shotgun sequence genomic DNA:
CCTTTTTGTGACTTTTCCTTTCCATTGAGTACGATCTTTTTTATGTAATGTAGTATTGATTCTTCTTGGGATGTATGCTTCATCATCaatgtcatcttccctcatcgggttgccgtacTGGTCATAGTCTGCCTTGTTGGAGACTCCATCCATTtccaatgatattccttttgcctctcctcacgacaacatggTTGGCATTActcgggtcggttatgaagaagcattgtgtcacgtgcttagcgtgtacccataGCTCGTTTTTTGCGATGGCGTTCGTGGTAGTGCTCTTGGAGTAAGGTATAGAGatggtagtgaaataccggtTTTCTCTTTCAACATTCTTAGCCCATCTGATATGGAACATCATCGCACTGTGCAGTCCAGAGTAGTCAAGCTCCCATATCTCCTCGACCATTTCGTAGAATCTCTTAGTTGCGGTGTTGTCGTCGGTCATGTATTCCATTGTGATCACCACTGAGTTCTGAAAATAATAGTTCATATCTTTAGCCTCCTTTTAGAACGTGTTTCCGTTGATACCGTATGCCTCATAGGTTGCGATGTTGGTCACGAGGCCATGTGCTAAGATGTATAAGAGTAATCTGACCTTAGAGCTCCCTTCCGTGGGATTAGCAAGAATATGCCATTTGAACCAATACTGGAAAGTGGAGTTGTGCTCCCTATTAACTTCGGCGTTCGTCATGCATAACCCTTTGCCACGATACTTCTTTGCGACTgtttctttgtgcagtgtcaTGAAAGGATCTACCACATCCAGGTGTTGTAACACTACTAAGTTTTCTCTGTCAAAGTCGTAGCATTAATCCGAGTAGGCCACATGCGGTTCCCTGCGACTATTGGAGTGACCTTCTCCTTCTAGCCTCCCAAGGTGCTTCTTAACGGGAAAACCAACACCAGGCCGATCTCCGATATATAGATAATTCTTGCAGAAAGAGATGCACCGTTGTGTCAAATAGCCCTAGATGATGCTTCCGTCCATATGGGACATTCTATgaatgaatcctttgatgaccccattcatcctcttgaacgacatcatgttgtgcaggaatGATGACCCCAAGTCTATTATGACGTCCacaatgtggacacacagatgcacaatGATGTCAAAGAATGCGGggcggaagtacatctcaagatcATTTTGTATCACAACgatctcttcatgtagccttTGGATTTTCTTCACACTCGTCGAGTTTCGAGAGATGACATCGAAAAAGCTGTAGAAACAAATACGTGTGTCACAAATGTGCTTGTACATTATCCCTCTAAGGGCAACAAGTAGTATCTGCGccatcatcacatgacagtcaTGGGACTTCATCCCGCAGAACCTTCTCTTCTTCGTGTCTAGAAATTTGCTTATCTTCCCACGGTAACCATAACTAACTTTGATTCCCGTAAGGCACTTGAAGAATTGATCTATCTCAgccggacttaaggtgaagcaagaaggggggcaataaTCCTCTTCCTTCACTTTTTTGCCCCTCTTCTCCCACGCCTCCATATCCGTCTTTGTCTTCTTAGACTTTTTACGAGGCGGCATGTGCACATCTGCCCTGATATTCAAATATTGCTAGTGTTTTCTatccttcggcccatccttggtcttttcCGGCATGTTCATCTGTGTCGCAAGCaagctctcaaggacattcttacagatatgcatttgatcaaggaaatGAGGCCTGTCTAGTTTGTGCATGTaatccaagtcccagaaaacacacCTCATCTTCCATACCTTCAGTAGCGGCTTCGAAGCCATTTTCATCGTCTTTCCCAACGTGGGGCAATGTTCCTAGTTTTTCAACAATTCATCAATTTCGGCGCCGCTctgcttacgtggaggtccttgaTGCTCAACCTCACCATTAAATAGATCCCCATGGTTTTTCCACGGGTCGTCCTAATCGAGCCACCtttgatgccccatgtacacaattTTCCCACACCTGCCTTCTTTCGTAGATGTTAGTTGCTGAGacgtcgtatcatccatgcaccgcaTGGAGCCACAATATCCGTGGCACAACTGGCCTGCAACATATTCGTAACCGATATAGTCGTGcaccgttgatgacccacaagtatagggttcaattatagcctttttgataagtaagagtgttgaacccaagaaggagcagaaggaaatgacaagtggttttcagcatggtAATGTCTGCAAGTACAAAAATTGGAAATAGctgagtagtttgatagcaagataatttgtaacaagcaagtaacgatagtagtaacaaaagtgcagcaaggtagccaaatccttttgaggcaaaggacaggccaaaacggtctcttatgataagcaaagtgtccttgagggtacacgggaatttcatctagtcactttcatcatgttggcttaattcgtgttcgctactttgataatttggtatgtgggtcgaacggtgcttaggtgttgttcttacttgaacaaacctgctacttatgattaaccctctcacaagcatccgctgctacaagaaaagtattaagaataaattctaaccatagcattaaacttttggatccaatcggtcccttacggaatagtgcataaactagggtttaaacatctatcactctcgcaacccatcatctaataactactccacaatgcattcccttaagcccaaatatggtgaaatgtcatgtagtctacgttcatatgaaaccactaagggaaacacaacatacatatcatcaaaatattgaacacatatcaagttcacatgattacttgcaacatgatttctcccgtgacctcaagaacaaaataactactcacaaatgataatcatgctcaagatgAGAGGGgtgttaaatagcataatggatttgaacatataatcttccaccaatcaTGAAGCCAATCATGACCAGGTGCGGCATCAAATGACCATCCTCATATGGGTAGAGCCAAACTCCTCCTTTGTATCTTCGACATGGACATAAAATCTGTGTTCGGTTATTATCATTCTTGTCTTGCACCGCCGACCGCAACCACCTTTCCATCATCGTTCCACTGACCATCATGAATGCATGCGCGGTAATAAACAAATTGattataaaaatgcatgcatgcataaaagtcatacaaaaattcggcatgacctttcCTGTAAATAGTACATATAGAGTTTGCCCAAAATTAGCCGAAACAAAAATAAACCGACATTTCGTTAAAACATAGGCAACTCAAGCACAATTTGGCAGCAACTATGTCATATCGCACACACAATTTCCATCATATAGCCCAATTATGTCATATcgcacacatacacatatttccATTGTTGTAAAAGCACAAATTTTTAATCACCTATCTCATATCGCCCAATTATGTCATATCGCACACATACGGTGATGATGACTTGTCGATCGGTGTGGCCACACACCTAGGGAAATATCAAAAGTGGATAAAGATTACTTGATGACATGGCTAGATCTAGTTAGGGAGCTACATAGGTCAATTCATTAAATGAGTGGAACTAGCTAGTTGGGGAAGGCGCTGACTCTAACTAGTGGAGGGGGAGGAAAAAGAGAAatgacactactaggaaaagacgtgctagtggcgcacctattttggctactaatggcgcactacaggtgcaccactagcatcacgccattagaattttttactgcctggtgcgccattagtatagcccatggtgctccattagtatgcctcccaggggccatatttacccatgtgctctggcttactaatggcgcactagttgacgacgcgccactagtgtgctttttgaAGTGCACCACTAAAGTgttgagtggtgcgccactagtatgaagtaTTTGTTGAGAGCATAAAATCTTTGCTGAGAGCCACATGACATCAGAGATtctggcatatatatgttttgtttcaaaaccacaaatgcaacaacacataacatatatatcaaatatataatacataataagTGCCCTATAGTTTGACTGATCGACAACACATatcatatatgcaaagttgcataacaaatttcatgatccatatatcaaaaatccatagcatccatacatccaaaattccatatcatccatatatacatatagttccatagaatccatacatacatagctccatagaAAATATAATACACAATGATACTTTGTgggcattagtaagtaatatatggcactaaaacaaatgccttcatgtccatatcATAGTCCAAAGAGCATCCGCGTGGCAACCTACAGATGAAATCATCAACATGTCAAATTTAacactctaaatcatgaagatcttcaaGAATGGTCTCTAATTATAAATTTGATCTTCAAATGGGTCAAATGATCTCTACTTACATGATTTGAAGAGCTAAAAACCCATGCCTAGTCCCAATGATTAAAGGAAAATTACATATGTCAAAAGGAAATAAGGAACGCAATCCTGAAATTCATCCACACTCAGCTGATGCCTCCCTCcctgcctccctctctctccctctctgtctcccctctctctccttctctctctcccgctctctctccccctcaTTCTTTATTATGATTCAAAGGCTAGAACATTGATTCAGGTGCCAGCAGTAACTATAACATATAAATGGATAATAAATTCATATAAAGAAACATAACTGTAACAAAACAGAGTCAAGAGCAGATAGATCCTTGCggaaaatatgataattcatGAATTAGTTCAGATGACAAGCACCGCTTCTCAGAATGCATTTGCAAGTGTTAACGGTCAAGCAATGCTAGCTAATTTAGATATGACTATGTATGGCCACAAATTAACAGCCAAGCAATGCTAGGTAGAAGAAGGTATTCACAACCAGCAATCGAATACAAAAGAGTAGATACAATATAATAAAGGTAGAGACATCAGCGAAGTGGGAaacaagagttatataataaggtGATTTAGCTACACAGTAGACAGAAACAATTCATCCTCTCATAGCATAATAAGATTATATGCTCCTTTGGTCATTCATGTAGAGAATATAAAGGACATCAGACCACAAGAAGGCCTATATAGTGATTTTGTATGGCCCGCAGCTAAGAAATCTCTAGAGTTTTTTTTGGGTCAAAAGCACGGGATTATGAAGCCAATCATGTATGTAAACCCTAACCTAATCCAATTGGATCGAATCCAAGCCAATCGCCAATAAGTCTAGCCTAAGAAGTAGCAACCAATCTCGATCCGGGCCCTTGCCAGAACCCAGAAGAGAAggggaaagaaagaaagaaatactAGATCTAGAAATCAAAGGGAGGGGAGGGGATGGGAGGCGATTTGATGTATACCAGGATGAGGTCGAAGAGGGTTGCCTGGTCGACCTTGACGACTTCTGCGTCCCAGTTCTTGAGGTCCTCAACGGGAGCGGCGGGGGTGGCAGCGGCGGAGTCGGTGTCGGAGGAGGTCCAGGCGTCTACTGGCTTTGCCTGGACGTGCTTGTTGCAGTACTCGATGACCTTGGATTCGATCCGATTGCGTTCATCAGAATGGCCAGCTTTCATGAAGACACAAAACAACATATATAACGTAATTCAAACATTTGGAAATTGCAGAAAATTGATTAGATACCATGAATGTATGTACTGAATGTAGAAGAACATACGCAATATAATGTGGAGAGTAAATACATACTCTTGTCTGGTTTGTCAACAACTCACCACAGTTCAGAGAACAGAGATTATTGGCAGATAAAAAAGACCAAAGCAAAGTAGTATAGACTAGCAATAGAGAACCAAAACATCGCAGGTACAATCCTGGAGATGTCCATTTCATTCCACGGAACTAACACCTAGATACCAGGTAAGcagatagatatctcaaactaTGTGCTCGGCAAGTGCCAGGATCTTGAGATGCTTCTTCTTCCTGAGCTCGTGGGTGACCGGACCAAGGAAGCTGGTGCCAATCAGCTCTCCCTTATTGTTCACGATGACGATCGCATTATCGTCGAACTGGACCTTGCTGCCATCGCTACGCCCCTTCTTCATGGCAGCACGGATGACCACCCCATAGACCACGTCTCCTTTCTTGACCTTGCCGCGAGGCCGCGCTTCCTTGACAGAACCGATGATCATGTCCCTGATGCTCGCTCCTTTCTTTCCTCTAAGGGACCGTATGCACATAGTCCGCTTGGCTCCGGAGTTGTCCACCACCTTGAGGTTTGTTTTCATCTGGATGAATGTTCTGATTTGCTGAAACCAGAGAAGGAACGCGTGTTACCACCACTCTCTACTTGGAAAACATCTATGACTAGGTAAACAAGTACCTCAAGAAAATTATGCATTGCTCACTTCGAGCAATTATCCTGTTAGTTTTGCATCATTTCGAACTCTTACATTATGGCCCTCTTCCAGTTTACAGAAAACAGAGCAAAGAAAAATGCTTAGAGAATGCCTCATGAAGAGAACCCCAAAGAATGGAGCTCAACAAGTCATAGGAATCTAGTTTGTAACCCTATTGTAGACAACTAAGACAACGAAAGAAAAATCCCAGATCAATAGTAACACAAGCTATTCAACGATTTAACAAACTACTTAGAGCAATAGAAGATATAAAACATTGTATGgaacttttgagtgctcaagataaAAGGTCAGCACATGACTTTAAACAGGTCATATTTGTTCTTATTACTAACAAATCAAGCATTTTTGGTTTGAAGGAAGCAGCTATACCTGGCAGACAGCATTAGAACGAGATGGTCTTGCCACCGTTTCAATAGACAAGGTAACGCCCCCGTACAGATTGTTTCCAAGGCTTCCCATCATAGCACGCCCAACTACATAGACAAAGATAAGTGTTTGCATCACGTTATTTTGCTGAGCATCACAAGCCAAAAGCAACTGGTAAGATTTCAAAGGAATCCAGAGAGAAGATTTGACTAGAGATACAGGGTTCCCTGATACTCCCACCTAATCATTTTCTTACAGTGAGGACATCAGTTAGTCATTTTCTTATAGAGAGTTGTTTAAGCATTTAAGTTATAGAGTTAACCATAATCACAATCACCACAAGATGACATCCGTATAAGCATTTAAGTTATACTCATTTTCCTTGAGGAAAACACATATTCTGAAGTTTGGTGTGGCCAAGGTTCAAGTAGCACACCATTCAGACAGAGGTTtaactagtagtagtagtcatGATTTTTCTCCAAGGATTTAATAAATTAACAAACCGTGTTCTTCTCCCACCAATGCCGCGAATCACAGATTGCATTTTAGCAGTTTTGATCTTTGCAAAGAGTAATCAACCGATAACACAAAAACATTACATGCCATGAAGATGTGTGTTGGATCAAATTCCATATGAACAACTCTTGTGTGCTACAATATCAAGTAAATAACTGCTAGGAATGTCAAGTTTGGACTGACTAAGGTGGCTCAAGTAGCAAGACTTTGAGAAGGCTCAGAAGTTTGGGTACCTGAAGAGCACTTTGACCTGAGGAACACTGCCATTTTGTCCCGCCCTACGCCTTCCTGCAGAACAAAAATGTCTCAACATGTACAATAGCACCACCACGGAGCAATCCGCCTAACACAGGACCGGTGGAACCAAGTCTGGCACGCGCGCGCAAAGGAATCGAAACGAACGGCAAGCCGGGCAAAGCTAGGGCTTCCTTACACCAGAAGGTCTCGCACGGCCCGACGGATCTCCGCTCCTCGCTGGTCCGGTAGGAGAACGCCGCCGACAAGGAAGGAGAGCTCGGGGTGGCGGCTCCATGGCGACCGCCTCCAAAATGTTTTGACCGGGGATTGTCTGCGACTCCATGGCGACCGCCTCCTCCACCTCAAACTCCTCGCCGTCCGAGCTCTTAAGCGTGATCATCTTCTTCTCGCCGGCGTCTCCCGCGGGCGCCATCGCCTCGGTGCTGCTGTCGAGGGGGATCAGGAGACGAGGAAACACTAGCAAGATGAGGaagcgcggcggcggtggaggaagaGGAAAAAGCTGGGAGCTTTGCGGGTGGGTGGGTTGCATGAGCGTGAGGAGGGAAACTGcagtggcgcactgggtgagtggtggcattattagttaaactagtaatggcacactcggccccggtgcgccattagtacttttggaaaAAAAAGTTTGCTAGtagtggtgcatgtgtgtgtggtgcgccattagtgtccatcacactaatggtgcacctgcacatggtgcgccactgctatataggagTGGTGcaccacttgtctggtgcgccattagtgtatatattatctatagcccttttaCTAGTAGTGTGAGTTGCATTAATGGACGTGGTGTAGTTAGTTAGAAGCAATATGGAGAGACAAAGAGAGGTAGGAGAAAGAGAGTAATGGGGGAGAAGTACTGAGGAAGAATAAAAGTGAGGGCATAGGAGGTGGGAGCTAGGGGAAAGTGAAAGTAAGAGAGGATGTGGGAGGGGAGTGGAAGGAAAAGGTGGTGGCTACGCTTCAGCATTAGGGCGGGTGAAGGAAATGCCCTGCAGCTAATGTAGTAGCACTAGTGCGCTATGGCGGCAAGCATTACTGTTTAGTGGGGCCCTCCATGTGGGCATGTTCGAAATTATCAGTAGCACCCTGCAAGAAAAACACGCTACTACTATCCTGTTAGCAGTCGCACGGTTATAAAAGGGCACTACTACTAGAACTAGCCTGGTGCCAGCGGGGTGGCAATTTTAGCAGTGGCGCATTCTCGTCTGGCCGCGCTAGTGCTATGTGGATACAAGTAGCGATGGGTGTTACACGTGCTACTGATAATTAGCAGCAGCACCCCGTTTTATACCGCGCTACTGATAAGCATGTGTGTATAAGGTATCCCTAGTAGTGTTATGTTTTCTGTcacgctagtgatgggcatgtttatgccaaatttgttggttgttcttatgagtacattgagtggTCTATTTGTGTCCCTAAGTTCCTTGTGACTAACATGAAATCACCCATTAAAGAATAGGTAcctaatccaagcattgatctcttgtaggagttaGCTTCTggaggagtgtcatggttgcttgatagtggagaaacaaatcatatgactCGAAGCAAAGACTTGGTGGCGGATATTCATTCTAATCCTTCCTTGGCcactcaagtctcctttggtAATTATACAAGTTCAAAGATATTGGGTTTTGGCAAGGTGGTAATATCTAAGAAATCATCCGTAGAGAATGCCATACTTGTTaagacccttgcatacaatttagtttccattcgtcaacttgcaatcacggGTTTTTTTTACCTTATTTGGTGTTGACACCGTggaccttttgtggagcaagactcttaaggtagcctttgttgggcatgtcaaaAACGGTCTCTGtgtggttaacttttcggagcgacccatTGAGACCGCGACTTGCCCAGTtggtaaagttgatgtgggatggctttggcatcactAGCTAGCCCATGTCCATAtggttgcaaagtctcctcaaagggtacCACGTTCACGGactaaaaatgtgttttttttgCCAAAGATCGTTCTTGAAGTGCTTGTATCGAAGGAATGCGACATGAGACGAGTCACCGACCCATGACTAGCATCTACTCAAAAACGACCTTGGAGCTCCTTGACATGGatctcttgttggggaacgttgcatgggaaattccTACGTACACCCaacatcaatctatggagatgtatagctacgagaaggagagtgcatctacatactcttgtagatctctaagaagaagaattaagaaacgcggttgatgtagtcgaatatcttcacgatccaatcatgatccatcccgatatagcaccgaacggacgacacctctgcgttcagcacatgtacggcTCGACGATGTCTCTGCCTCCACAATCCGGCGACCGTAGGAGAAGTAGTAGATGACTTGtccgacagcacgacgacgtggtaatagtggtggtggtgcaatcgcggtagggctttgccaagcgctaCCGTGATGCGATGGAGGAGAAACCATCTATAGTGAGAGGGAGGGCGCTGCCAAGGCCTAATGTGTTAgttgcctccctctcctctcatatatataggaaATAGGTGGAGCAGGCCAGCCTTGGGTTTCCCCTAGGAGTGGTGGCGGCTAAGGTGAGcaaccttgccacccaaggcaaggggtGGCACCCCACCTTGGGCTGCCCTACCCTTTGGCCGCTTGGGCCTTTTGGTGGGAGggtcgcccagcccaccaggggctggtacgCCTCTCACCCAATGGGTCCCTCCTGGGAAGGTGGACCCTCCTGGTGGACCTCAGAACACTTCCATCATCTCTATTACAAAACCGGTAAGCCGTGGATCTTTTTcggaactcgaataccaacttcccatatatgaatctttacatcCGGCCCACTCTAAAGCTCAATGTCATGTCAGggatctaatccgggactcccaacaactttCAGTCAGCTATATATATAAGTGAACAATATTGTATAGTCACAAACGTAAAGCGTggggaccctacgggttcgagaagtatgtagacatgactgagacacctctacggttaaTAACTAGTAGCAGCCCGTGGAATTCCATATTCTTTCCAACATatcctacaaagatctttatccttCGAACCATGACACCAAGGATCCAATCAATCCCATATGTGGTTCCCTTTGTTccgcggtatgttacttgctcgagattcgatcgtcggtatctccatacctagttcaatcgcattaccggcaagtctctttactcatttcataatacaagatcccatgactaattccttagtcacattgcatgcaatcttcttgtggtgttgtattaccgagtgggcccatagataccacTCAATCATACaaagtgagaaatatttttctCTATCCATGCCAACACATTAAaaacccttggagatacctgtagagcatctttatgatcacacagttatgttgtgacatttgatacacacaaggcattcccccGGTGTTAGgaagtttcatgatctcatggtttttggaacacatacttgacacgcagaaagaaATAGGAATAAACTTAATGATACAATCACATGCTGATCTTATGGTTGGGTCTTATCAATAACATCATTTCCATAATGATGTGATAcccttatcaaatgacaactcatgtctatggctagtaaaccttaaccatatttgatcaatgagctagtctagtagaggcttactagggacacggtgttgtctatgtatccaaacatgtatctcagtttccaatcaatgcaattatatcatggataataaatgattatcatgaacaaggaaatatgataataaccactttattactgcctctagggtatatttacaACATCTATTCGGTCCTCCATCTTTTCATAGTCTTGGGGGAATAAAGTATTGATTGGTGATTATGGATAATTATTCAAGATAtagttgggtatacttcttcaagtggAAGAGTGAGACCCAACAAATTGTCATCGAATTTTCCAATGAAGATCAACGTCAACATGAGGCAAAtacattgatgattagaagtgatatTGCTACCGAGTTCAAGAAGTACACCTTCGATGCGTTTCTTAATTATGAGGGGATCAAGAACCACTAAGCTACACCATAcaaccctcaacaaaatggtgctgCAGAAAGGAAGAATCGGACGTTCATGGACGCGGCAAGGACCataatggcagaattcaaatcgtcgtataacttttgggccaaatCCATTAACACCTCATGTCATGCATCTAATCGTCTATGAAATTCTTACGAACAACAAGCCCATCCTCAAGTAATTTttggtgttcggttgtaagtgtttcattctcaagagggCATTAGTTCTGTTATGCTACAAGctctcacacttaccatgtcctcaaccagtccaatggactcattgaggagacatgtaacgtggtgtttgatgaaaataatgtctcccaagtggagcaaactgGTCTTTGTAATatatgtgatgaaattcctccccagccacggacggcaaagccctttgccgtctgccagcacacGTCAAAGATTTGGCTCgaccctttgctgtctgccttccccttctttgccatctgctggcagatggcaaagatttggctgatggcaaaaactccctttgccatcagccatatcTATGCCGTTTGGTTTGtggaaactgacggcaaagaggctctTTCCCATCAGCTAgtagatggcaaagaactggttGATGGAAAATTACCTGATTCGAGTAG
This region includes:
- the LOC123398178 gene encoding 50S ribosomal protein L14-like, with the protein product MAVFLRSKCSSVGRAMMGSLGNNLYGGVTLSIETVARPSRSNAVCQQIRTFIQMKTNLKVVDNSGAKRTMCIRSLRGKKGASIRDMIIGSVKEARPRGKVKKGDVVYGVVIRAAMKKGRSDGSKVQFDDNAIVIVNNKGELIGTSFLGPVTHELRKKKHLKILALAEHIV